GAAATAGGATCTCTACCTTCACGGGtaaaggtaaggctgcgtacacttcacttgtgggattacattgggtatgttgttgtcgAGGTCACAGATAAATTGATCTTTTCTCACTGGTTGTTTGCCTGTCTCAGGCATGGGCGGAGTTACCCTTGCTCGAGGGGTGTCATGTGTTAAGAAGTGTcaatacttatatatatatttattaaaccaaattttgacctatatatacaatgtaattttgACACCCCTTTGTCggaaaattacattgtatatataggtcaaaatttggtttaataaatatatatatatatatataagtattgACACTTCTTAACACAAGTTGAAGGTTTAGTATAGTGGTTAAGGGTTTGCAAAAGTTGCTTGAGTTTGTGTGTTCTACCCTTGCTagcaatatttatttttttactttatattttgacTCATTTACAGCAGTGTATTTGAAATTAATAGTAAAATTGTTCGGAAaagattatactaaaattatcttttatgtTATATGTCACCTCAGACATTTTCTTCACTTCTGTTATTTCTTTTTTCGTACTGGTTTGGATTATTTTTTCCTTGAGCTGAGgatctatcggaaacaacctttctacctccaaggtctgcgtacaccctACCCTTGGgcttcttgttgttgttttcACCTCAGACAATTTGTTGCAATTTGTGGTTCTACTCTTTCACGTTGTATGAGAGATTTGAAGTTTCTATTTTGAACTGACATCTGATATTGCATTTTACTGTTTTACCAGACTGCCAAAACCAAAGTCATAAATTGCTGCCTTAATCCTGTTTGGAATGAAGAATTCTGCTTCTCTATCTCCGATCCGTCCGAGGTTCTCAGATTGGTATTTTCTTTTACCTCTAAAACTTTTGTATTATTGGCAGTTGTATTAATTATCTCTCATGTTCTACCTCTACATTCCAATTTTAAAGACTCAATTTTAGTCAGATGGCCTGACATTATTTTGGACTTTTGCTGGTGTGTTCCTCTGTTTACGTGTTACGCTGCATATTTTGATATGcttacaacaaaaacaacaacataccttgTCCCACAAGTGAAgtttggagagggtagagtgtacataCAGCTTAaccctaccttggcaagtagagaggctgtttccgatAAACCCTCGGCTCAAGGAAAGCACATGTTTTGATATGTTTGAACTTGAAGATTAAATAGAAGGTGCTCTGAAGTTCTTACACCCTTGCTATTGTTAAACAACTAATAAAATGGGTCCTGCAATGTGCGATCCGGATTTAGTCGGGGTTCCAATGCGGGCTCCGGACATCGGGTGgggaaccaaaaaaaaaagaagctataTCTTCCCTATCTGAACGAATGCATTgaacaaacaagaaaatagaTAAATCTAGTGATAGTTTATTATGAAGCCTCACATTATTTGGAAATGATGAAACATTCACCTTAGGATATAGTAATCTTTAGTAGGATGAGTGTCTAATATATTAACTcaagaaatgaagaaaataaattatgaagTTTCTGAAGAGAATTCCTTTATACCATTTGTGTCTtgtgtgaaatgatcataaGTTACACTTTCAAAGTTAAATGGCTCGGGAAGAAAATTCCGAAATGTCGTTAACGTCCAACTCTTGAATCTTATGCAATCAACATAGAGAAAAAGAGGAACAAACTAAAGACTATCACGCACAACGAAACAGGAGCCAAAATAAGTGAGTGATTGGAACGGAGATCGCTTAAAATAAAAAGTGAGTGATTACTAGGATAATATTGTAGAGTTGATGTACGACGTTATCCCATGTCCATGTGACTTTTTTGCTGTTTATCAAATCtgatgactttttttttttgaaaaggagTGATATTTAAGGCTATTTAAAGCCATCATTTTACTGAAATGACACTAAATAGTAGTTTCTAGAGTACattcttattttaaataatttctgCAAAATTCATTCCATGTTATTGAAATGCAAATTGTAACAGGAAGTGTTTGATAAAGACCGTTTCAAAGCAGATGACGAGATGGGAAATGCTCATCTCAGTCTTCAGCCTTTGGTTGCAGCTGCTAGATTGAGAAAGATTCTTGGGGTTGCTTTCGAGGGGACAACATTAAGGAAGGTTATTCCGGATAAAGACAATTGCCTAGCAGTCGATAGCAGCATTAGTTGGGTGAATGGTGAAGTTGTGCAAGATGTTTGGTTAAGTCTTTGTGATGTGGAGTCTGGGGACATAGAGTTGAAGATCAAATTGAGCGATCTTCCCTGTGTTGTTAATTCCCATGAATATTGTAAAAGTAACATGACTTCATGTTAAGTCCTACCCTAAGTAACTTATGAAATATGAATGTCTCCAACTATCCTCGTTAATCATTACTTTAATCCCTAAGGTCAATGTAATAGGATTAATATCTAACAAAGTTATTCTATGCTTAGTATTTTATGGAATCAcaatttttatttgaatattCTAAGCGCCTGTTTGGATTAATTTTTggcttttgacttataagtcaaaagtgAAAAGTTAGAAATCTTAACTTATAATTGTTGGTCTATGgtcaattttaatatttttttttacacgtAAATTTATGCTAAGTGATTTACGGCTAATACATTAGTTTTAGATATTAATTTATACATGGTGTACAATTAGTATATAATGTTGTATACTTTTAACCTAATGTAGATGTAATTTTTTGTAATGGACGGTacacatatttttttgtaaaaatgcCATTATTTataaatgaacaaaaaaaaatctctaataCTCTAATAGTAAATAATAGGTTATCCAATTTAGTACAAGTcctaatatattataaattgaAGTTGCTTGTAATGATGTAATCCAAGGACCTTACTAGTTAATTCGATTCCTTGTAggattaagaaaaaataattataaatagaaCAAAGATGTTTATGAGTTCCCATTGCTCTCTAGAAATTAATTAGGATGGATATTGAAGTTGGCCATTATGCTATTTTGGATTTACCCTCCGGTGACGAAGAGGCAAAACTTTCTGAAATCGACATATCGAAAACCTATCGAAAGAAAGCATTAGAATTGCATCCAGACAAGAGACCCAATGATCCAATTAATGCTCATATCaactttcaaaagctcaagacttgaTACAATATTCTCAAGGATGAGAAAAAGAGGAAGTTATTTGATGATCTACTCCACCTGAAGCGTGAGATGATCCAATTATAGCAacgacgacaacaacaacaagaagaagatTCAAAGCGCAGAAAGATGCATATTTTTGTACCTGATATTAATTTGGCTCGACTAGAAGAGGAGGAACGAATTGCTATAAAACTTCTAGACGAAATTGCTAGAATTCGTGAGATATTGCTTTCAATGAAAGAGTCATCGTCAAACATGTGTGTAGACAAGGAAAAGGTGCTTAAGGTATCGTAGGGTAAAATGGGTGAGGATTATACTTGCCAAAGATTGAAAGAGTTATTTAGCAATTTTGGTGAGGTTAAACATGTAATCATGAGTTCTAAGAATAAACGTTACACTCTTGTTGAAATGTCATCTAAGGACGATGCAGCTAAAGCAGCCTCTTGTGTCTTGCACAATCTCTTAATTGTGCCTCTTCAGCCATCTTCAATGCCATCTCCATTATCTAACAATGCTGAGGGCTCAAACTGCACAAGTGAAGACAATATTTATAATTTGTAGTATTGAATTTAAtctaaaatatgattttgttATTGTACCTCTCTTTAGGTTTTGATTTATAACACTCACTTTCCGGTGGTTTATGATATTATGCATACctctcttattttaatttttttttaacctttctttaaacctatttaaaataaataaaaattaattataatttgacaAATTTATCCCTCGTCCAACTTATAcaaattagaaaaaatgattttcgAACGTATTATATACCAAAAAAATGCCAGACGCagcctttctctttttcttcattcTTCCTCCTTGAAAACGTAAATCTTTTTGAGtgaattatatatcaaaagactCGAAATATCGACAGgatttcatatttaaattttgactGTTTAGAGATTATTTTGAGTTGGTCGAAATTgaatagtcagtgtatacttcATGTATTAGTTAAGTTGTTATATTCATTTTCTATGAGTTTTCgctaactttttaaaaataaaaacatagttatatttgttgaaaactatttaatttttttaaaaaaatatatatttcaaaatatcCCAAAATTATATCTCACCAATTAGGGACAAAAAACTTGACTTTTATTAGGGCCGGATCGGATTTGCCGCCATCTTCCACTGGGTGACAAACTGACAATCATTCCAATTACATTTCCCTCTCTTTCTCCACCGATGGCGACGGTGACGAAACTGAACCTGAAGGCGGAGTCCGGCGAACGCCCCTGCCGTGAGGCGGAGCAGAGTGAAGCTGCGGCGGAAACAAGCGATTCTAGAACAAAAAGAGTTGTTGAATTGGGAAATAGAAGCCAAGTAATATACATGCGTAGGTTCATAAATTATGATCAGTCATGGGATTATTTAGATTACCTAAACAAAAATATACCATGGAATCGTCCAACGATTCGTGTCTTCGGTCGATCTTGTATCCAGGTACTCATTTTTCTTCTGCCTTTTTCCTTCAATTTACTGTGTTTGTATTTCTGTATGTGAATCGTTAGTCCAATGTTTTAAGAGGCAAAATGGAGACTAAAGTCTCATGCTTTATGATTTGTACTGTATAGGAGGCCCAAGGTGTGACAGGTTGGCTATAGTAGTTCTgaggagaggtagaggtaggtgGAAGAATCATTGGAGAGCAATAAGCTTCTTCAAAATCTGAAGAACTAGACACATGAACTAGCCGAAGGCTTCGACATccactatttatacataaaaattattttaaccatgcaTAAATAGTACATGAGAGAGGTTATTAGATAGGAGGACATGACACACGTCCAACTTAACGAGGGCATGACGCTGAGTATTAGGGAAGAAGTTTAATAGTTAGTCAAGTGTAGTTTAGTTTCCCTGCtctgtattgttattattactttcTTATTATCTTACTCTTCAATTTTTCGTATTACTCGTTGTTTTCTTTGCTTTGgttattatattatttgttgttgttattactcttttcttcattattttcgtACCTGATTTAATATGCTCtacttgagctgagggtctattgaaaataatttctctaccttcacaaggcataggtaagactgcgtacactctaccttcCCTAGACTCTACTTGTGGGATTACTcgaggtatgttgttgttgtatatagtAGATCTTAACTTCTTCATGtgtttacttatttatattttgatgaaTCCTATTCTGGCTCCGTTATCCTGCATACTTTTAAGTCTCAGATTAGCTTCTTTGTATTTCCTTACTTGTCTGGCTATTATTGTACAACTTTGATGTAGTTTATGTGACGTAccgttttctttttttgggagGCTAGTCCCATGATAAGTAAAATGTTTCCACTTTGATCTTTTAGAACAGGGGATGAATCTTAGGCAAATTGATCGGTCCATGTGGTTCAATCTGTTCTCTAAATCTGTTCCCTACACAGTGTTATGGTGACTGCTACGCGTGCGTATTGTAGGATTTCATggaaaattaatttagaaattcaACTATGTTGCATTTGGGTTGAGgatttgattgagattgataaTTTTCGAATTCCAGTGTGCAAATATAGGTGATAGATTGATATAGTTTATCTGAAATTCACAAACTACCATTACTAGATCTCCAATGGCACCTGAACGAGTGGGTTTGGAATGGAACAAGAGTGATAGTGATAATTCAAACCTATAGTTACTAGAAAGAGCAACAGAAGAATTAGGTATACTAATTTTGCTCCCATGTAGCTTAGTCTCCCAAGAAATTAGTCTGTGCTCATCATGGACCGTTCAAAGTGAAGTGATAATATTGTTCCTTTACTCCCCTTTGGTTTATTATTTGTTAGCTTTGTTTGTCTAGCGCATGAATGATCATCCAAGTTGAAAATGCTGTTGCTTTACTCTCTTTTCGTGTGTTATTTCCCCTTTGCTAACAT
This sequence is a window from Solanum dulcamara chromosome 10, daSolDulc1.2, whole genome shotgun sequence. Protein-coding genes within it:
- the LOC129871547 gene encoding protein C2-DOMAIN ABA-RELATED 11 — encoded protein: MGDNIKVTVVKGRRLVIRDFKTSDPYVILKLGNQTAKTKVINCCLNPVWNEEFCFSISDPSEVLRLEVFDKDRFKADDEMGNAHLSLQPLVAAARLRKILGVAFEGTTLRKVIPDKDNCLAVDSSISWVNGEVVQDVWLSLCDVESGDIELKIKLSDLPCVVNSHEYCKSNMTSC